Proteins encoded within one genomic window of Nitrospira sp.:
- a CDS encoding threonine-phosphate decarboxylase, protein MARLRARVHGGDIYSAARELHRDPTEILDFSASINPLGPSPQVWKAITASRHLLSHYPDPNCWDLRQALATFWQIDPEHIVVGNGSTELIEVLPRALGIHRLLVVQPTFSEYAAAMVRAGGQATAFFADRSDQYAIPIDRLCHAMEAGRHDGRSIDGVVLCHPNSPTGQACSADDIARLAKATRRRGLWLVIDEAFADYCPERSVLPHAASWSHVVVLRSMTKFYALPGLRVGYAVATRITARQLQWQLPPWSVSAMGQVAALAAVNDAAHARKSLRFMARERERLHALLVALPGCVVMPTHANYFLVELPRGWQARDMTEQLRSTGLLIRDCSSVPGTNSRSIRLAVRTVQNNDRIVRTISRLLLQGVS, encoded by the coding sequence ATGGCTCGTCTGAGGGCACGCGTGCATGGCGGGGATATCTACAGTGCTGCACGAGAACTGCACCGTGACCCTACCGAGATTCTTGATTTCAGCGCCAGCATCAACCCACTAGGACCCTCTCCACAAGTGTGGAAAGCCATCACCGCGTCCAGACATCTGTTGAGTCATTATCCAGATCCCAACTGTTGGGATCTGCGGCAGGCATTGGCCACATTCTGGCAGATTGATCCGGAACACATCGTCGTTGGTAACGGTTCCACAGAGTTAATTGAGGTGCTCCCTCGCGCACTGGGGATTCATCGGCTCCTTGTCGTTCAGCCCACCTTTTCCGAATATGCTGCCGCAATGGTGCGAGCGGGAGGACAGGCCACAGCGTTCTTTGCTGACCGAAGCGACCAGTATGCCATCCCAATCGACCGTCTTTGCCATGCAATGGAAGCAGGCCGGCATGATGGTCGTTCTATTGATGGCGTCGTGCTCTGTCATCCCAACAGTCCAACGGGACAAGCCTGCTCAGCCGACGATATTGCACGGTTAGCGAAGGCTACCCGCCGGCGAGGGCTCTGGCTAGTGATCGACGAAGCATTTGCCGACTATTGTCCAGAGCGATCTGTCCTGCCGCATGCGGCCTCCTGGTCGCATGTCGTAGTCTTGCGCAGCATGACCAAATTCTATGCCCTGCCGGGGCTGCGAGTAGGATATGCAGTGGCAACCCGTATCACCGCTCGACAACTACAATGGCAGCTGCCACCGTGGTCAGTGAGCGCAATGGGGCAAGTAGCCGCGCTCGCTGCCGTGAACGATGCGGCACATGCGCGCAAGAGTTTGCGATTCATGGCGCGAGAGCGTGAACGGTTGCACGCATTGCTGGTGGCCTTGCCCGGCTGCGTTGTGATGCCGACACACGCAAATTACTTCCTTGTTGAATTGCCTCGTGGCTGGCAGGCACGTGACATGACCGAACAATTGCGAAGCACAGGCCTGTTGATTCGAGACTGTTCGTCCGTGCCTGGCACAAACTCACGTTCCATCAGACTCGCAGTGCGGACTGTTCAAAACAATGACCGGATCGTTCGGACCATATCTCGACTGCTCCTCCAAGGCGTCTCATGA
- the cobD gene encoding cobalamin biosynthesis protein CobD — MTGGELLIASALDGICGDPRWLPHPVRMMGRCIAWLDHRVRNICRSNTSLRMVGICLAGGFPIVAYCLGAVIIQEAEHFAGWLGSALSIGLASTTLATRDLWDHVRAVNDPLQAGDLPAARGAVAMIVGRDTAELSESEVARATVETVAESVSDGVIAPLLYLAVGGVPLALAYKAVNTLDSMIGHRDERYAYLGWASARLDDLVNWIPARLSAVLLLLGAGLMTQELERIRNGWLVFQRDGSLHPSPNSGRPEAAMAGILGIRLGGTNFYDGIAQDRPVLGVEGRSAEPRDMTLAATIMVAASVLGVILAVGIKWLV; from the coding sequence ATGACCGGCGGCGAACTCCTTATCGCTTCTGCACTTGACGGGATATGTGGTGATCCTCGCTGGTTGCCCCATCCAGTCCGTATGATGGGCCGGTGCATTGCATGGCTCGATCACCGGGTCCGAAACATCTGTCGAAGTAACACTAGCCTTCGGATGGTAGGGATTTGTCTGGCCGGAGGGTTCCCGATTGTGGCCTATTGTCTCGGCGCTGTCATCATTCAAGAGGCTGAGCACTTTGCAGGGTGGCTGGGATCAGCCCTGTCAATTGGATTGGCCTCAACCACTCTCGCCACACGGGACCTATGGGATCATGTCCGTGCGGTGAATGATCCGCTCCAAGCCGGTGATCTTCCTGCTGCCCGTGGAGCTGTGGCCATGATCGTGGGGCGAGACACGGCGGAGCTCTCCGAATCCGAGGTGGCCCGTGCGACAGTGGAAACGGTCGCAGAAAGTGTGTCAGACGGTGTGATTGCGCCATTGTTGTATCTGGCGGTTGGAGGGGTCCCATTGGCCTTGGCCTACAAGGCCGTCAATACATTGGATTCCATGATCGGCCATCGTGATGAGCGCTATGCCTATCTTGGCTGGGCATCGGCTCGGCTTGATGATCTGGTGAACTGGATTCCTGCCCGGCTTTCGGCAGTGCTGCTTCTCCTGGGCGCAGGTCTCATGACTCAAGAGCTGGAACGGATTCGCAACGGATGGCTGGTGTTTCAGCGAGATGGAAGTCTCCACCCCAGTCCCAATAGTGGCAGGCCTGAAGCAGCGATGGCCGGGATCTTAGGAATACGGTTGGGAGGCACCAACTTCTATGATGGAATTGCGCAAGACCGTCCTGTTCTTGGTGTAGAGGGGCGGAGCGCAGAGCCAAGAGACATGACGTTAGCGGCAACTATCATGGTGGCCGCTTCGGTGCTGGGGGTCATTCTGGCGGTGGGGATCAAATGGCTCGTCTGA
- the cobT gene encoding nicotinate-nucleotide--dimethylbenzimidazole phosphoribosyltransferase: MSIQDLCRRIQPVDISLRGKAQARLDRLTKPLGSLGRLEELAASYVSITGEVKPNVPRGVVFTFAADHGVTLEGVSAYPREVTPQMVLNFLRGGAGVNVLAKHAGVDVRVVDIGVDYEFDAVPGLLARKVMKGTNNLAVESAMTRSQAEQAVMIGVELATEVVREGIGLIGTGEMGIGNTTPSAAITAAMTGRPVADVTGCGTGIDESSRRHKIAVIERALDLHRPDMMDPLDVLTKVGGLEIAGLAGLILGAAAARVPIVLDGFIAGAAALIAVGLQPLCREYLIASHRSVEQGHRVVLDHLRLKPLLDLDLRLGEGTGACLGMDLVCAAIKIYTEMATFDEAGVSDKV, from the coding sequence ATGTCGATACAGGACCTGTGCCGTCGTATTCAGCCGGTCGATATTAGTCTCCGTGGAAAGGCACAAGCCAGATTGGATCGGCTGACCAAACCGCTCGGCAGTCTCGGGCGCCTGGAAGAATTGGCGGCCTCCTACGTCTCCATCACCGGTGAAGTGAAGCCTAATGTTCCACGCGGCGTAGTCTTTACGTTTGCCGCTGATCACGGAGTGACTCTGGAAGGGGTGAGTGCCTATCCTCGGGAGGTCACCCCTCAAATGGTCTTGAACTTTCTGCGAGGTGGGGCTGGCGTGAATGTGTTGGCAAAGCATGCCGGTGTGGATGTGCGCGTGGTGGACATAGGCGTCGATTATGAGTTCGACGCTGTGCCCGGTCTGCTTGCTCGGAAAGTTATGAAGGGCACGAACAATCTGGCGGTGGAATCGGCGATGACACGCAGCCAAGCAGAGCAGGCTGTGATGATCGGAGTTGAACTGGCGACAGAAGTCGTGCGAGAGGGGATTGGCCTGATCGGCACCGGTGAGATGGGTATTGGCAATACGACACCCAGTGCCGCTATCACCGCGGCGATGACTGGTCGGCCTGTGGCCGATGTAACCGGATGCGGGACCGGCATCGACGAGTCCAGTCGTCGGCATAAGATAGCAGTGATTGAGCGGGCGCTCGACCTGCATCGTCCCGACATGATGGATCCACTTGATGTTCTGACAAAAGTTGGGGGGCTGGAGATCGCTGGATTGGCGGGTTTGATACTCGGGGCGGCAGCAGCCCGGGTGCCTATCGTGCTGGATGGGTTCATCGCTGGGGCTGCGGCATTGATTGCCGTCGGGCTTCAGCCCTTGTGTCGTGAGTATCTCATCGCCTCCCATCGCTCGGTCGAGCAGGGCCATCGCGTGGTCTTGGACCATCTGAGATTGAAGCCGCTGTTGGATCTCGACTTGCGTCTTGGCGAGGGTACGGGGGCCTGTTTGGGAATGGATTTGGTCTGTGCCGCGATCAAGATCTATACGGAGATGGCAACCTTCGACGAAGCAGGCGTGTCTGACAAGGTGTAA
- a CDS encoding adenosylcobinamide-GDP ribazoletransferase — translation MGTVARPFIFAWHFLTTIPLSRTHHEPTAPELAASMAWYPVIGLLIGGGLIVADFGLTAILSPTVVNVLLIVLLVLLTRGLHQDGLADTLDGLAGGRTPVERLSIMRDPRIGAIGATGLFLSLILRYAGLMALPLEFRLPAVLCMPAMGRWAMVMLAWISPYARSEGGLAAPFLTHLSWRHVAISTAVLTIALAGGFGTVGTCLILLAGAPIVLAGWLACRSWFGGITGDTLGAMNEVIEILFLLLVPLLLRLP, via the coding sequence ATGGGAACTGTGGCCCGTCCATTTATCTTTGCCTGGCACTTTCTGACGACGATTCCGTTGAGCCGAACTCATCACGAGCCAACCGCGCCAGAACTGGCCGCATCGATGGCCTGGTATCCCGTCATTGGTTTGCTGATCGGCGGCGGACTCATCGTGGCGGACTTTGGATTGACGGCAATTCTCTCACCGACGGTTGTGAATGTGCTGCTGATTGTCCTGTTGGTGCTGTTGACGCGGGGGCTTCATCAGGACGGGTTGGCTGACACATTAGATGGATTGGCGGGAGGCCGTACACCGGTAGAACGGCTTTCGATCATGCGCGATCCCCGTATCGGTGCGATCGGCGCGACAGGACTTTTTCTCTCACTGATTCTCCGGTATGCGGGATTGATGGCTCTGCCGCTTGAGTTTCGGCTCCCTGCCGTGCTCTGCATGCCGGCAATGGGTCGTTGGGCGATGGTCATGCTGGCTTGGATTTCGCCCTATGCCAGATCGGAAGGCGGATTGGCAGCGCCGTTCCTCACTCATCTGTCGTGGCGGCACGTGGCCATATCCACGGCGGTCTTGACGATTGCTTTGGCAGGAGGCTTTGGGACAGTTGGTACATGTTTGATCCTCCTCGCTGGCGCTCCAATCGTACTCGCTGGCTGGTTAGCCTGCCGTAGCTGGTTCGGTGGGATCACTGGGGATACGCTTGGAGCTATGAATGAAGTGATTGAAATCCTCTTCCTGTTACTCGTTCCACTCTTGCTCCGGTTACCATGA
- a CDS encoding response regulator, with the protein MSKIMVVDDSYAELQLIESYLKAAQHTVVSFSNADGLEEKVVSEKPDLIVLDVVMPGRNGFQACRDLKTDARFKNIPIVLCTSKGQESDKFWGQQQGANGHVVKPFKSEELLHAVKHALS; encoded by the coding sequence ATGAGCAAAATAATGGTTGTCGACGACTCGTACGCGGAACTGCAACTCATCGAGTCGTATCTGAAGGCTGCTCAACACACCGTTGTCTCATTCTCCAACGCGGATGGATTGGAGGAGAAGGTTGTCTCTGAAAAACCTGACCTGATCGTCTTGGATGTGGTGATGCCAGGCCGCAATGGATTTCAGGCGTGCAGGGATCTAAAAACTGATGCTCGTTTCAAGAACATTCCGATCGTGCTCTGCACCTCCAAAGGACAGGAAAGCGACAAGTTCTGGGGACAGCAACAGGGGGCGAACGGACACGTGGTGAAACCCTTCAAATCAGAGGAGCTCCTGCATGCTGTGAAGCACGCACTGAGCTGA
- a CDS encoding response regulator codes for MSSEFDRQNLISIFVLEASDGLDALTKALHPPDGRVPGPQELTDQYIIAHRICGAAALYDFSGVAQLAEHLETLLEQVTPTRMAHWDQVVDLMRNITNSLQGIVRVIGQGGAEDVEAVARCWASIKEREEGINNPPTSLSSLPIADEHYVLPELDTEILSYFIPEAEEYLGTIDRLICTLQATPDAEDSIYRLFRAAHTLKGSAYTVGYQVIGDVAHPMEDCLIEVQEKRLPLSPDILDLMVKATELIRLILRHEPTSLSQLQYDIPLLLNRFTQISRGTATPSPPAALSDETHVPTSRSVYGDPIVTMEEPPADLSDRYVIPDLDSEILSYFIPEAEEYLELLEANLLRLDKEPHNTELINQLFRSAHTLKGSAYTVGFQSIGDLVHHVEDFMGAVRDGSLHVLPGHTDLILRAIDVVRVLMHRDLTKVDDTKHRFDAARTELRRLDQGSIQEKAAAGLSDDLTGSATTRQSEREESPRHDEGIPNEKAGEEREVIRVSYVRLERLMNLVGELVIGRGRLEQRLRVLEQLSQQVLTFKSRLVDSIQSFSDKHTFTYQEAPSTSATPSSQGLPAFGDFGNLELDKYDDFNILARRIGEVTADITESMSQLDGSIQRAHDEMSQLQQLTLVMRDEIAHARMVPIGTAFTRFRRAIREIARASNKEVSLVTLGEQTEVDTGLVERLVDPLVHLVRNAVYHGIELGADRIAKGKPAVGTVYLHATHRGNSVIIEVEDDGAGLDLEKIRAKAGKMGSAQLRHIQAMSDRDVRQLIFMPGFSTTDKVGDQAGRGVGLDVVKRVVEGMNGHIEVESEPGIGTKFTLHLPLTLLIATALLVRVGTEKYAIPLANIQEVTMPTPSSVREEGTRTVLQINEQMIDIHSLHNILRRQPGVVDWTMPVVIVRTAGTTMGLAVDELLGRQEIVIKRLGSLKPLEQSCFGGATIDPEGRVVLVLDPNRLTTRELKESATHTLFFETTPLSKQSPPQEQLSNEPQEARLLLIDDSLSIRKFVGRMLELAGYPFDTAVDGEDGLRKASTTNYRMVLTDLEMPKLNGFEVIQALRSRPETRHTPVVVMTTRARDKHRQMAINLGANSYIAKPVEERMLLQEVARWLGKAPVLRK; via the coding sequence ATGAGCTCGGAGTTCGACAGGCAGAACCTCATCAGCATCTTTGTGCTCGAAGCATCGGATGGGTTGGATGCCCTGACGAAAGCCTTACATCCTCCCGATGGGAGAGTTCCTGGTCCTCAGGAACTGACAGACCAATATATTATTGCCCACCGTATTTGCGGTGCTGCTGCCCTGTACGATTTCAGTGGAGTCGCTCAGCTCGCTGAACATCTGGAAACACTCCTTGAGCAGGTGACGCCGACTCGGATGGCTCACTGGGATCAAGTCGTAGACTTGATGAGGAACATTACGAACAGTCTTCAGGGAATCGTTCGAGTCATCGGGCAAGGAGGCGCTGAGGATGTAGAGGCCGTAGCCCGCTGTTGGGCTTCGATCAAAGAACGAGAAGAAGGAATAAACAATCCGCCAACATCCCTATCTTCCCTGCCAATAGCCGATGAGCACTACGTGCTTCCCGAACTTGATACCGAAATCTTATCTTACTTCATCCCTGAAGCGGAAGAGTATCTCGGCACCATAGACAGGTTGATTTGTACGCTTCAAGCCACGCCAGATGCAGAAGACTCGATTTATCGGCTCTTTCGCGCGGCGCATACCTTGAAGGGGTCAGCGTATACCGTGGGCTATCAAGTTATTGGAGATGTCGCTCATCCGATGGAAGATTGCCTGATCGAGGTTCAGGAAAAACGCCTTCCTCTCAGTCCTGACATTCTTGACCTGATGGTGAAGGCAACTGAATTGATCCGGCTTATTCTCCGACATGAGCCGACGAGTCTGTCGCAACTCCAGTACGATATACCACTTCTTCTTAATCGTTTCACGCAGATATCTAGAGGCACTGCTACCCCATCTCCACCGGCTGCGCTCTCCGACGAGACCCACGTACCTACTTCGCGTTCTGTCTATGGTGATCCCATTGTTACGATGGAAGAGCCACCCGCCGACTTATCCGATCGGTACGTAATTCCGGATTTGGATTCAGAAATCCTTTCCTACTTTATCCCTGAGGCAGAAGAGTATCTGGAGCTATTGGAAGCTAATCTCTTACGATTGGACAAGGAACCGCACAACACGGAACTCATCAATCAGCTATTCAGAAGCGCGCATACCTTGAAGGGATCTGCCTATACTGTTGGGTTTCAATCAATCGGTGACCTCGTCCACCATGTCGAAGACTTCATGGGAGCGGTGCGAGATGGCAGCCTCCACGTGTTGCCAGGGCATACTGATCTCATACTTCGCGCCATCGATGTTGTACGAGTACTCATGCACAGAGATCTCACAAAAGTAGATGACACGAAGCATCGCTTTGATGCGGCGCGAACCGAACTACGACGATTAGACCAGGGAAGCATACAGGAGAAGGCGGCGGCAGGTCTATCTGATGACCTCACTGGCTCGGCGACGACGAGACAGTCCGAAAGGGAGGAGTCTCCTCGGCATGATGAGGGCATTCCAAATGAAAAAGCAGGAGAAGAACGTGAGGTCATCCGTGTCAGTTATGTGCGACTCGAGCGACTGATGAACCTCGTCGGAGAGCTCGTCATCGGACGAGGTCGATTGGAACAACGACTGCGAGTCTTAGAGCAACTGTCACAGCAAGTCTTAACATTCAAGAGTCGCTTGGTGGATTCTATCCAGTCCTTTTCAGACAAACACACCTTTACCTATCAGGAAGCACCAAGTACTTCAGCGACGCCTTCGAGTCAAGGCCTTCCCGCCTTCGGTGATTTTGGCAACCTCGAGCTGGACAAATACGACGATTTCAATATTTTGGCTCGGCGTATCGGGGAAGTGACCGCTGATATCACTGAATCAATGTCGCAACTGGATGGGTCCATCCAAAGAGCCCATGACGAGATGAGTCAACTACAACAGTTGACGCTGGTCATGCGAGACGAAATCGCCCATGCCCGCATGGTTCCAATCGGTACAGCATTCACAAGGTTTCGTCGAGCGATCAGAGAAATCGCCAGAGCATCCAATAAGGAAGTATCTTTGGTCACATTGGGCGAGCAGACCGAAGTAGATACCGGACTCGTGGAACGATTGGTGGATCCATTGGTGCATTTGGTTAGAAATGCTGTCTATCACGGTATCGAGCTAGGGGCCGATCGAATTGCGAAAGGTAAACCGGCCGTCGGAACTGTCTACCTCCATGCGACGCATCGTGGGAATTCGGTCATCATCGAGGTCGAAGATGATGGAGCCGGGTTGGATTTGGAGAAAATACGAGCCAAAGCCGGCAAGATGGGATCAGCACAATTGCGCCACATCCAAGCTATGTCGGATAGGGACGTCCGGCAGTTGATTTTCATGCCTGGCTTTTCCACGACTGACAAGGTGGGGGATCAAGCAGGTCGAGGCGTTGGACTCGATGTGGTTAAGCGAGTAGTTGAAGGCATGAACGGGCATATCGAGGTGGAGTCTGAGCCCGGTATTGGTACCAAATTTACCTTGCATCTTCCGCTCACCCTCCTGATCGCAACGGCGTTGCTCGTGCGAGTCGGAACTGAAAAATATGCGATTCCGCTCGCGAACATCCAGGAAGTCACGATGCCGACACCTTCCTCCGTGCGCGAGGAAGGTACTCGCACAGTCTTACAGATCAACGAACAAATGATTGACATCCACTCTCTCCATAACATCCTTCGTCGGCAACCAGGAGTTGTTGATTGGACCATGCCCGTGGTGATCGTTCGGACAGCGGGAACGACAATGGGATTAGCCGTTGACGAACTGTTGGGCCGCCAAGAAATCGTCATAAAGCGCCTTGGATCACTCAAACCGTTGGAGCAATCATGTTTTGGAGGCGCGACGATCGATCCAGAAGGGCGGGTTGTTCTTGTGCTCGATCCAAACCGGTTGACGACGAGAGAGCTGAAGGAATCGGCTACCCATACTCTCTTTTTCGAAACCACGCCGCTCTCGAAGCAGTCTCCACCACAAGAGCAATTGTCGAATGAGCCGCAAGAGGCCCGCCTGCTCTTGATAGACGACTCATTAAGCATTCGCAAGTTCGTAGGAAGGATGTTGGAGTTGGCTGGATATCCATTTGATACGGCAGTTGACGGAGAAGATGGACTTCGAAAGGCATCAACGACTAATTATCGGATGGTCCTCACCGATCTTGAAATGCCAAAGCTCAACGGATTTGAAGTCATTCAAGCTCTCAGAAGCCGCCCGGAAACTAGACACACACCGGTGGTCGTCATGACGACGAGGGCGCGAGACAAGCATCGGCAGATGGCGATCAACCTCGGTGCTAATTCGTACATCGCCAAGCCGGTAGAAGAACGGATGTTGTTGCAAGAGGTAGCACGATGGCTTGGAAAGGCTCCCGTGCTGCGCAAGTAA
- the cobU gene encoding bifunctional adenosylcobinamide kinase/adenosylcobinamide-phosphate guanylyltransferase, with the protein MSPRKPSNRRPTRRAKGRIILVLGGASSGKSEAALKLAGSRGPRAFVATGQGLDGEMAARIARHQATRSADWETVEAPLEVEAWFAKQGPRYQTILFDCVTLWLSNLVGAGLNESVILTRAGTLVQRMRTATARVVIVSNELGFGLVPAEPATRAFRDLAGRVNQQIAAGVDEVHLIVSGLSLRLK; encoded by the coding sequence ATGTCGCCAAGAAAGCCAAGTAACCGCCGACCGACGCGACGAGCCAAGGGCCGTATTATTCTTGTGCTTGGCGGGGCGTCGTCTGGGAAAAGTGAGGCCGCACTCAAGTTAGCCGGATCCCGAGGGCCACGCGCATTCGTTGCAACGGGGCAAGGGTTGGATGGTGAAATGGCGGCACGCATCGCTCGACACCAGGCCACACGCTCGGCGGATTGGGAGACCGTTGAAGCGCCGCTCGAGGTGGAGGCATGGTTTGCCAAACAGGGTCCTCGGTACCAGACGATTCTCTTTGATTGCGTCACATTGTGGTTGAGTAATTTGGTTGGAGCCGGCCTCAACGAATCAGTCATTCTCACCCGAGCTGGAACGCTGGTGCAACGGATGCGGACTGCAACGGCTAGAGTGGTCATCGTCAGTAATGAGTTGGGGTTTGGGCTGGTTCCGGCTGAGCCTGCAACACGTGCGTTTCGCGATCTTGCCGGACGGGTGAACCAGCAGATTGCCGCTGGAGTGGATGAAGTGCATCTGATCGTGAGCGGACTATCGCTTCGCTTGAAGTAA
- a CDS encoding purine-binding chemotaxis protein CheW, with amino-acid sequence MIPLDALPQLYSDSVLEQATSTESLRVCLVALGDETFAIDIRQVREVFEPKSITPVPGMPSALVGVTNLRGTIIPLTDLRCALGISTSVMPKYAVVIRHGMQLVGILVQEVPEIRTIQLDDLVIPSTSTAAERRPMISAFFTTENKPGAVLELSRLLASIEGTADDQMPYHHSEER; translated from the coding sequence ATGATTCCCTTAGACGCATTACCTCAACTGTATTCCGATTCAGTCCTAGAACAGGCAACATCCACCGAATCATTGCGGGTGTGTCTCGTTGCATTGGGAGATGAAACATTCGCGATCGATATCCGCCAGGTCCGTGAGGTCTTCGAACCCAAGTCGATCACGCCCGTACCAGGAATGCCTTCGGCGCTGGTCGGTGTCACCAATCTACGAGGAACCATCATTCCCCTTACGGATTTGAGGTGCGCATTAGGCATATCGACCTCTGTCATGCCGAAATATGCGGTGGTAATTCGTCACGGCATGCAACTGGTCGGTATCCTGGTCCAAGAGGTTCCCGAAATTCGCACCATCCAGTTGGATGATCTGGTCATTCCCTCGACTTCTACGGCAGCTGAGAGGCGTCCCATGATTTCGGCGTTCTTTACAACTGAGAACAAACCGGGCGCGGTCTTAGAGCTGTCTCGACTATTGGCCTCCATAGAGGGAACTGCCGATGACCAGATGCCATACCATCATAGTGAGGAACGATGA
- a CDS encoding methyl-accepting chemotaxis protein yields MANAKSTWNWSPRTWFKNLKALHKIFIGFTVILIGMIAIGLIGVFGLHQLKNQLSSMYDESTVGVSHLAVSSTNLSLYHSALLSVTDQRQKSDFDEAIIPLAELKRRTLTPLEAYRPSATHETLDGRRDGQELDVLLFTLKEYFASAESAVGALNDSFDSSLTDEQKQSMRELGASVLSTEVSLWHGRSIWRFQWMAQLIRDFAGELNDDGQSMAIYQTKVMLGAAVAALLIAIAIGYFLAHSIVKDIIHVADVATQAAAGNLKARANLESDDEVGHMAKAFNIMLDRVTALVSTEEERDRMQKQLVQFLVLVSDVGKGDLTKRGEVTADMFGNLADGFNLMIQRFSQLMKHVRQAAERVNSSAGRLRDTAGQMSGTARHQADESIKALGAIEQLASSMREVSETAGASSDAARQVLKATEDGRLAVQETVHDMQRIQLAVQRMSKQVKALGDRSLEISQIVSTIRDIANQTNLLALNAAIEAAGAGEAGARFGVVADQVRKLAESSTQATREIADLVKVIQSETQHAVVAMEHETQAVEAGSASALRTGDVFKDISSIAQRSAELAQSIAAAAANQTVSTDQVGRSIKDFTGGAVATQKATDSARATVEDMVTLAEGLTTSVSQFKLA; encoded by the coding sequence ATGGCGAACGCTAAATCAACATGGAACTGGTCGCCTCGTACATGGTTTAAAAACCTCAAAGCCCTGCACAAGATCTTTATCGGGTTCACCGTCATCCTGATCGGCATGATTGCCATTGGTTTGATCGGTGTGTTCGGTCTCCACCAGCTGAAGAACCAGCTAAGTTCCATGTATGACGAATCAACCGTGGGGGTTTCTCATCTCGCGGTGAGCAGCACCAACCTCAGTTTGTATCACAGTGCGTTGTTGAGCGTCACGGACCAAAGACAAAAGAGTGACTTTGATGAGGCCATCATTCCGCTCGCTGAATTGAAGAGGCGGACGCTGACGCCGCTTGAGGCGTATCGGCCGTCTGCAACACATGAAACCCTAGACGGTCGTCGAGATGGACAAGAGTTAGATGTCCTCCTGTTTACGTTAAAAGAATATTTTGCGTCGGCTGAAAGCGCAGTGGGAGCATTGAACGATAGCTTTGACTCTTCGCTCACCGATGAGCAAAAACAGTCGATGAGGGAACTGGGAGCTTCGGTCTTGTCCACTGAGGTCTCGTTGTGGCACGGTCGGTCGATATGGCGCTTTCAATGGATGGCGCAGCTCATTCGGGATTTTGCCGGCGAACTAAATGATGATGGGCAGAGTATGGCCATCTACCAGACGAAGGTCATGCTCGGCGCAGCAGTCGCGGCACTCCTCATAGCCATCGCGATTGGATATTTCCTCGCCCACAGCATTGTGAAAGACATCATCCATGTCGCCGACGTTGCGACACAGGCTGCCGCGGGCAATTTGAAGGCACGTGCCAACCTGGAGAGCGACGATGAAGTCGGACATATGGCCAAGGCATTCAACATCATGTTGGATCGAGTCACGGCGCTGGTGTCAACAGAGGAAGAGCGGGACAGGATGCAAAAGCAACTCGTGCAATTCCTCGTATTGGTCTCCGATGTCGGGAAAGGAGATTTGACCAAGCGCGGTGAAGTGACGGCCGATATGTTTGGCAATTTGGCGGACGGATTCAATCTCATGATTCAGCGCTTTTCACAGTTAATGAAACACGTGCGCCAGGCCGCCGAACGTGTCAATAGCTCGGCAGGCAGGTTGCGGGACACTGCGGGCCAGATGTCCGGAACTGCCAGACATCAAGCGGATGAATCAATCAAGGCGCTCGGCGCGATTGAACAGCTGGCATCATCGATGCGCGAAGTGTCAGAGACCGCAGGAGCCTCGTCCGACGCAGCTCGTCAAGTGCTCAAGGCCACTGAAGACGGTCGGCTCGCGGTGCAAGAAACGGTTCACGATATGCAGCGCATTCAATTGGCGGTCCAACGGATGTCAAAGCAGGTCAAAGCGCTCGGCGACCGTTCTTTGGAAATTTCACAAATCGTCTCGACCATTCGAGATATTGCCAATCAGACCAATTTGTTAGCCCTCAACGCTGCGATCGAGGCCGCCGGTGCCGGTGAGGCTGGAGCGCGCTTTGGGGTCGTCGCCGATCAGGTGCGGAAGCTTGCGGAAAGCTCGACACAGGCCACACGCGAGATCGCGGACCTGGTGAAAGTCATTCAGAGCGAAACGCAACATGCGGTCGTTGCCATGGAACATGAAACTCAGGCGGTCGAAGCCGGGTCGGCTTCGGCCTTGCGAACAGGCGATGTGTTTAAGGACATTTCGTCGATTGCGCAACGGTCGGCGGAACTTGCGCAAAGTATTGCGGCAGCAGCGGCTAACCAAACGGTGTCAACCGATCAAGTCGGTCGTTCAATCAAGGACTTTACCGGAGGTGCCGTGGCAACGCAAAAGGCCACCGATTCGGCTCGTGCGACAGTCGAAGATATGGTGACCTTGGCTGAAGGTCTGACGACGTCAGTGTCGCAGTTTAAGTTGGCCTGA